In the genome of Phocoena sinus isolate mPhoSin1 chromosome 15, mPhoSin1.pri, whole genome shotgun sequence, the window GTTCCTAGTCTGACTGTGCTCTAAACATTTCTGTCTGTGGTAGCGTGTGTTCATCTTTCAGTTTGCCCACTAGACTTGATGCTTCTTAAGTTAAAGGGGCTGAGTTTTAACCATCATTGTATCTCCAGAGCCTGGCATGGAGCTTGGCAGATAGTAGGTGCTGagtaatatttatggaatgaatgaggagactgaggaggCCCTCAGAGGAGAAACATGTTTCTGTCATTAAATTTGACATTTATCGAGCCTTTatcttgtgccaggcactgtgctaagtgctgaaCGTGCAACATCTCATCTCCTAAaaaccccattttgcagataagaaagtGGAGACAGAAAGATGAAGCAGTTCATTTAGCTTTATAGCCTGCAAGGAGCACTGAGGTTTGGAACTCAAacctgtgatcttttttttttttttgctgcgttgggtctttgttgctgcacacgggcttcagtagttgcagtgcacgggctcagtagttgtggctcatgggctctagagcacaggctcagtagttatggtgcacaagcttagttaTTCTGCAgtatgggggatcttcccagaccagggatcgaacccgtgtcccctgcattggcaagcggattcttaaccactgaaccaccagggaagtcccaaacctcTGATCTTAATCATTATTGTCATATGGCCCTACAGTCTAGGTCCCGGGCTGAGATTCCTGGGTAGCAAGGTTCCTGAGTCCTGCTGTGTTTTCATGTGTCTCCCCAGCATGCCTCTTCTCACCCACACTTTTTGTTATTACTGACCTCACCTGTGAGATGTCCAGTGCACTGTGGATTACATTTCCTGTTCAGTCCTATGGTCATAGCACTGCTAAAAATACCATTCCTTGGAGTCAGAATTTCTACATCATTTTAACTCTATTGGGGAGGGGGAGTATATTGTGATTGGGGGATAAAAAACTGTGTTGCCAGATTATGTCATTAGTAATTAAAAAGTCACTTGAGGGCAAGGGCGGCCCGACCCCCCAGGAGGCCATCCAGAGGCTTCGGGACACGGAGGAGATGCTAAGTAAGAAACAGGAATTCCTGGAGAAGAAGATCAAGCAGGAGTTGACAGCCGCCAAGAAGCATGGCACCAAAAACAAGCGCGCTGCCCTCCAGGCACTGAAGCGCAAGAAGAGGTATGAAAAGCAGCTGGCACAGATCAACGGCACACTGTCAACCATCGAGTTCCAGCGAGAGGCCCTGGAGAATGCTAACACCAACACCGAGGTGCTCAAGAACATGGGCTATGCCGCCAAAGCCATGAAGGCTGCCCATGACAACATGGACATCGATAAAGTTGATGAGTTAATGCAGAACATTGCTGATCAGCAGGAACTTGCAGAAGAGATTTCAACAGCTATTTCAAAACCTGTAGGGTTTGGAGAAGAGTTTGACGAGGATGAGCTCATGGCAGAATTAGAAGAACTAGAACAGGAGGAACTAGGCAAGAATTTGCTGGAAATCAGTGGACCGGAAACATTCCCTCTACCAAATGTTCCTTCTATATCCGTACCATCAAAACCCaccaagaagaaggaagaggaagacgaCGACATGAAGGAATTGGGGACCTGGGCTGGATCCATTTAACTGGTCCAGCGCGGGCTGGGCCCAGACAGACTCTGGTGGCCTGTGAGGCAGGCAGGCGCGTGCGTGTGTGGGGCAGGCAGGTTCCATCGCTCTCGAATCTCCCTCCAAAGCAGTAGGGCTGCATCACTGCTCACTCTGCGTAGCATGGTCTGCACCCAGTGgtacggggtggggggaggggggtggggggctgggaggtgtcTGCTGTTTATAATGTtgaattttctgtaaaataaactgtatttgcaaatccaaaaaaaaaaaaagtcacttgagAATTAAAAAGCAGTTATTGGATTTCGGTATTTCCAGTATAAGGAGATTAATTTGGTAACTGGTAGTAGGATTTCTACACATTCATGTTACCcaatgtaaataatttaaaaacagggCAGTGTCGACCTTTAATGTGCATATCAGTCGCCTGGGGATTCTGGAGAAATGCAGACCCTGATTCTGTAGGGGTATTTCAGTACTCCCCAGGTGATGCTCTTGTTGGTGATCTGTGACTCACACTTGGAGTAGCCAGAGGCCAGACCAAGCTAGGAGTGGAGGTATGAAATGTTGGCCTTTTTTCTGTGGCAGCTGCCAAGGAGCCAGACCACCCTTTCGCATTGCTGGGAGTTGAGGGTATTTTTACCAGCTTACCAGCTCATGTTCGCGAGAAGAAGAGTAAGGCTTTTTGAGAAAATGCCCACTAGAGGTCACTGTTAGCCTTACTAAAGACCCAGGCATTGAAGAAAATGCTTTTAACATCTCAACCTATAGGAGACACTAGGGAACTGAGAGcaaatttgaggaaataatggaaGAAATGGTTGAAAACTCGAAATAGCAACTTGACATGAACTTACGGCAAGGGTaaatgtttccttcccttttgttttttaaaaggtttttccagaacaagtattttttccccaaagaattcCCTCCcctcacacttaaaaaaaaaaaaatcatttcaaagcgcagtccttaaaaaaaaaaaaaagacaattgctTTTTTGAATTCTCAAGTTGACCTATAGATGATCTGTAGAACTACTGAATCCTAGAGGCAGGCTGCCTCAGTTTGCATCTGTCTGTATCACTTGCTAACCTCTCACAAGTTACCAAcagcctcagcttctccatctgagaaatgggcataatcatagtacctacctcataggaaaTAGAGGTAAAGGGCTTGTCCTGTATCCTGGTATATAGTGTCAGGGAGAGGAAATTCCCCCTCCTActctcttgagttcttgtggctggaccaataataaaattgacacaaggtaagttaatgggagaaaaagaaacacattttaatttgtgTGTTCTGGAGGTCTCATAGATACAGGACCTAAGAAGTGGCTGAAACAGGCaggttttatactttttagacaaagagaccagatttgtgaggaattgacagaacaaagaaaattggGCTTTGGGTGCTTagttagtgaagaatctaaacagcaGGCTTGTGGTATTAAAGAAATAACAAGGTTCGTTTATATAGGCTTCTTGGCCCTGAGTTCCCCATCTCTGGTGACAAGggtgtccttctacctccagatgcaggtGGGCACCTTTCACAGGGGAGACTTATTTCCTACcttcagggagacagagaggagggtcagagtgtccctctACATCAGCTCTTCCTTaagtttcttaagtaactttaattcaagaTAATATGCCATATT includes:
- the LOC116740182 gene encoding charged multivesicular body protein 4b-like, with product MSLVIKKSLEGKGGPTPQEAIQRLRDTEEMLSKKQEFLEKKIKQELTAAKKHGTKNKRAALQALKRKKRYEKQLAQINGTLSTIEFQREALENANTNTEVLKNMGYAAKAMKAAHDNMDIDKVDELMQNIADQQELAEEISTAISKPVGFGEEFDEDELMAELEELEQEELGKNLLEISGPETFPLPNVPSISVPSKPTKKKEEEDDDMKELGTWAGSI